In a single window of the Pseudoxanthomonas sp. F37 genome:
- a CDS encoding aldose epimerase yields the protein MGADLPRAARDDALAPMPPGPLHWLRRGPLEVALAPAAGGRLAQIRFAGTDWLVGPEEGRDATIAWGCYPMVPWAGRVRGGRFDFDGHAHALPVNFGAHAIHGVGFSRSWQVDAHDPHGARLSLALPRDRYWPFGGSAHQSVTLGEDNALRLVLSVQAADRAMPAALGWHPWFRKPDRLVFTPAAMYPRDADGIATLPRVPPAPGPWDDCFLAGGAISLQRGPQRLDLQADVSHWVVYDAAAHATCVEPQTGPPDAFNLAPQRLAPGQRLQLTFDLVWDSTGG from the coding sequence ATGGGGGCTGATCTCCCTCGCGCCGCACGGGACGACGCGCTGGCGCCGATGCCGCCGGGACCGCTGCACTGGCTGCGTCGCGGTCCGCTGGAGGTGGCGCTGGCGCCGGCGGCGGGAGGCCGCCTGGCGCAGATCCGGTTTGCCGGCACGGACTGGCTGGTGGGTCCGGAGGAGGGCCGGGACGCGACCATCGCGTGGGGGTGTTACCCGATGGTGCCGTGGGCCGGCCGCGTGCGCGGGGGGCGCTTCGACTTCGACGGGCATGCGCATGCATTGCCGGTGAACTTCGGGGCGCATGCGATCCATGGCGTCGGCTTCTCCCGGTCCTGGCAGGTCGACGCGCACGATCCGCACGGCGCCAGGCTGTCGCTGGCGCTCCCCCGCGACCGGTACTGGCCCTTCGGCGGCAGCGCGCATCAATCGGTGACGTTGGGCGAAGACAACGCGCTGCGCCTGGTGTTGTCCGTGCAGGCGGCCGATCGGGCGATGCCCGCGGCGCTGGGCTGGCATCCGTGGTTCCGCAAGCCCGACCGACTGGTGTTCACGCCTGCTGCGATGTATCCGCGCGATGCCGATGGCATCGCCACGCTGCCGCGGGTCCCGCCCGCGCCGGGACCGTGGGACGACTGCTTTCTCGCGGGCGGGGCCATCTCGCTCCAGCGGGGCCCACAGCGCCTCGATCTGCAGGCCGATGTCTCGCACTGGGTGGTCTACGACGCCGCCGCGCATGCGACCTGCGTGGAGCCGCAGACCGGGCCGCCCGACGCGTTCAACCTGGCGCCGCAACGTCTGGCGCCGGGCCAGCGGCTGCAGCTGACGTTCGATCTGGTCTGGGATTCCACTGGCGGCTGA
- a CDS encoding family 43 glycosylhydrolase → MHPKLRTLFLLAIASCSIAAPALAQDDAMTPVGVPAQSGAIALETGPLPGARHPETWHRQYGSVFARNVSEATLTPFLPAPENASGTAVIVAPGGGFRTLSMQNEGWDVARALAARGIAAFVLKYRLEPTPAALDAFAADMRARMSGARPAHLDPSKAIAHLGPQLADARAAFALVRQRADEWGIDRDRVGMVGFSAGAMLTLATTLGVEDARPAFIATVYGPLSALDVPADAPPLFVAIGADDGLFAGDGFGLIERWRAARRPVEFHLYERGGHGFGMYPKATTSTGWFAAFVDWMKMHGWLERGAGPGASVVPRSNPLFRDRFTADPAPLVVGDRLYLYVGHDEAQRDEMFNMREWRVYSTMDMADWTDHGPIMKATDFRWAKADAWASQAIEKDGRFWFYAAVEHDGTQPGKAIGVAVSDHPTGPFVDAKGAALITNAMTPKGTHSWEDIDPTVFTDDDGTTWIAWGNRRCYIARLKPNMTELDGPVTEITPPHFEEGPWLHKRGATYYLTYASLDRATHRDERVSYATATSLPGPWTYRGELTGSGKYSFTIHPGIAEFKGRWYLFLHNAALTVGDQHGAIGRRAVTVEHLQYNPDGSLKPVVQTEAGISVPPSP, encoded by the coding sequence ATGCACCCGAAACTCCGCACGCTGTTCCTGCTGGCGATCGCGTCCTGCTCGATCGCGGCACCGGCCCTTGCGCAGGACGATGCGATGACGCCGGTCGGCGTACCCGCGCAATCCGGCGCCATCGCGTTGGAAACGGGGCCGCTGCCGGGCGCGCGGCACCCCGAAACCTGGCATCGCCAGTACGGCAGTGTCTTCGCCCGCAACGTCAGCGAGGCCACCCTGACCCCGTTCCTGCCGGCGCCGGAGAACGCCAGCGGCACCGCCGTGATCGTGGCGCCGGGTGGCGGGTTCCGCACGCTGTCGATGCAGAACGAGGGCTGGGACGTGGCGCGCGCGCTGGCTGCGCGGGGCATCGCGGCGTTCGTCCTGAAGTACCGCCTGGAACCCACGCCTGCCGCCCTGGATGCCTTCGCCGCGGACATGCGGGCGCGGATGTCCGGGGCACGTCCGGCGCACCTCGACCCCTCCAAGGCCATCGCCCATCTCGGTCCGCAGCTCGCCGACGCGCGCGCGGCCTTCGCGCTGGTGCGCCAGCGCGCAGACGAATGGGGCATCGACCGCGACCGCGTCGGCATGGTCGGCTTCTCGGCCGGCGCCATGCTGACCCTCGCCACGACCCTGGGGGTCGAGGATGCCAGGCCCGCTTTCATCGCCACCGTCTACGGTCCGCTGTCCGCGTTGGACGTGCCCGCGGACGCACCCCCGCTGTTCGTGGCGATCGGCGCCGACGACGGCCTGTTCGCCGGCGACGGCTTCGGCCTGATCGAGCGCTGGCGCGCGGCGCGGCGGCCGGTGGAGTTCCATCTCTACGAACGCGGCGGGCACGGATTCGGCATGTATCCGAAAGCCACCACCAGCACCGGCTGGTTCGCGGCGTTCGTGGACTGGATGAAGATGCATGGCTGGCTGGAACGCGGAGCCGGCCCGGGCGCGTCGGTCGTCCCCAGGTCGAATCCACTGTTCCGCGACCGGTTCACCGCTGACCCGGCGCCGCTCGTGGTCGGCGACCGGCTCTATCTGTATGTCGGCCACGACGAGGCGCAGCGCGACGAGATGTTCAACATGCGCGAGTGGCGGGTGTACTCGACCATGGACATGGCGGACTGGACCGATCACGGGCCGATCATGAAGGCCACCGACTTCCGCTGGGCGAAGGCGGATGCCTGGGCCTCGCAGGCCATCGAGAAGGACGGGCGGTTCTGGTTCTACGCCGCGGTCGAACATGACGGCACGCAGCCGGGCAAGGCGATCGGTGTTGCGGTATCCGACCATCCGACCGGTCCGTTCGTCGATGCCAAGGGCGCGGCGCTCATCACCAACGCGATGACGCCGAAGGGCACGCACAGCTGGGAGGATATCGATCCGACGGTCTTCACCGATGACGATGGCACGACGTGGATCGCCTGGGGCAACCGCCGCTGCTACATCGCGCGGCTCAAGCCCAACATGACCGAACTGGACGGTCCCGTCACCGAGATCACGCCGCCGCATTTCGAAGAGGGGCCGTGGCTGCACAAGCGCGGTGCGACGTATTACCTGACCTATGCCTCGCTCGACCGCGCTACCCACCGCGATGAGCGGGTGTCCTATGCCACCGCGACATCGCTGCCGGGCCCGTGGACGTATCGCGGCGAACTGACCGGTTCGGGCAAGTACAGCTTCACCATCCACCCGGGCATCGCCGAGTTCAAGGGCCGCTGGTACCTGTTCCTGCACAACGCCGCGCTCACCGTCGGCGACCAGCACGGCGCCATCGGCCGGCGCGCGGTGACGGTGGAGCACCTGCAGTACAACCCCGATGGCAGCCTGAAGCCGGTGGTGCAGACCGAGGCCGGCATTTCGGTGCCGCCCTCGCCGTAG
- the ubiA gene encoding 4-hydroxybenzoate octaprenyltransferase — translation MGYERFETEAMPRWRERLGQYWKLVRGDRPIGVLLLLWPTWWALWLAADGVPSAWTLFVFTVGVWLTRSAGCVINDYADRWLDPQVERTRGRPLATGAVSGREALAVFAVLMLVAFGLVLTLNRLTVWLSFAGLFLAASYPYLKRYTYLPQVYLGLAFGWGIPMAFAAVQGEVPPVAWLLYGANILWATAYDTWYAMVDREDDIRAGSKSTAILFGDLDLVIQGVLYALMLVALYLVGRQAGLGLYYHLLALGVAALLIAWEFVLARHRGREACFRAFLHNNWVGAAVFAGLALDLSGLAVWPF, via the coding sequence ATGGGATACGAGCGTTTCGAAACCGAAGCCATGCCGCGCTGGCGCGAGCGGTTGGGCCAGTACTGGAAGCTGGTGCGCGGCGATCGCCCCATCGGCGTGCTGCTGCTGTTGTGGCCCACCTGGTGGGCCCTGTGGCTGGCGGCCGATGGCGTGCCGTCGGCGTGGACCCTGTTCGTGTTCACGGTGGGGGTGTGGCTGACCCGTTCCGCGGGGTGCGTGATCAACGATTACGCCGACCGTTGGCTGGACCCGCAGGTGGAACGCACCCGCGGGCGCCCGTTGGCGACCGGCGCGGTCTCCGGGCGCGAAGCGCTGGCCGTGTTCGCCGTACTGATGCTGGTGGCGTTCGGGCTGGTGCTCACGCTGAACCGGCTGACCGTGTGGCTGAGTTTCGCCGGCCTGTTCCTGGCGGCCAGCTATCCCTATCTAAAGCGCTACACCTATCTGCCGCAGGTCTACCTGGGCCTGGCCTTCGGCTGGGGCATCCCGATGGCGTTCGCCGCCGTGCAGGGCGAGGTGCCGCCGGTGGCCTGGCTGCTGTACGGCGCCAACATCCTGTGGGCCACCGCCTACGACACCTGGTATGCGATGGTCGACCGCGAGGACGACATCCGCGCCGGCTCCAAGTCCACGGCCATCCTGTTCGGCGACCTGGACCTGGTGATCCAGGGCGTGCTGTACGCGCTGATGCTGGTGGCGCTGTATCTGGTGGGCCGGCAGGCGGGGCTGGGGCTGTATTACCACCTGCTGGCGCTGGGCGTGGCCGCGCTGCTGATCGCCTGGGAGTTCGTGCTGGCGCGCCACCGCGGGCGCGAGGCCTGCTTTCGCGCCTTCCTGCACAACAACTGGGTGGGCGCGGCGGTGTTCGCCGGTCTGGCGCTGGACCTGTCCGGCCTGGCGGTCTGGCCCTTCTGA
- a CDS encoding ComF family protein: MDALKVDGWWRRASRLLLTPRCLICRERGCNGRDLCASCFGRLPWNPSACLRCGLPMPAPGTCGDCLRNPPALAETRAVFVYGFPLDRLVPRFKFHRDLAAGRLMADLMAGALASAPRPDALVPVPLHGRRLRQRGYDQALELARPLAAALALPVRADLLQRIRATAPQSELDAGQRRRNLARAFTVADQAAPPAHVALVDDVMTTGATLEAAARALTAAGVERVDAWVCARVP; this comes from the coding sequence ATGGATGCCCTGAAAGTTGACGGCTGGTGGCGCCGGGCCAGCCGGCTGCTGCTCACACCGCGCTGCCTCATCTGTCGCGAACGCGGCTGCAACGGGCGCGATCTGTGCGCTTCGTGCTTCGGGCGACTCCCCTGGAATCCCAGCGCATGCCTGCGTTGCGGACTTCCCATGCCGGCGCCGGGAACCTGCGGCGACTGCCTGCGCAACCCGCCCGCGCTGGCGGAAACGCGGGCGGTGTTCGTGTACGGCTTTCCCTTGGACCGGCTGGTGCCGCGCTTCAAGTTCCATCGCGACCTGGCGGCGGGACGCCTGATGGCCGACCTGATGGCCGGCGCACTGGCCTCCGCGCCGCGTCCGGATGCCCTGGTACCGGTGCCGCTGCACGGCCGCCGCCTCCGCCAGCGCGGCTACGACCAGGCGCTGGAACTGGCGCGCCCGCTGGCCGCCGCGCTGGCCCTGCCGGTGCGCGCGGACCTGCTGCAGCGCATCCGCGCCACGGCACCGCAGTCCGAACTCGATGCCGGCCAGCGCCGGCGCAACCTGGCCCGCGCGTTCACCGTGGCGGACCAGGCCGCACCGCCGGCGCATGTGGCGCTGGTCGACGACGTGATGACCACCGGCGCCACGCTGGAGGCGGCGGCCCGTGCGCTGACGGCTGCTGGCGTCGAACGGGTGGATGCCTGGGTGTGTGCCCGGGTGCCATGA
- the bioB gene encoding biotin synthase BioB, translated as MSVHISSDAPLLRHDWQREELLALFDLPFPDLLHRAATVHRAHFDPAEVQVSTLLSVKTGGCPEDCAYCPQAQRYDTGVEAQKLMDAEQVLAKAAQAKAAGASRFCMGAAWRSPKDRDIPKVAAMIRGVKALGLETCATLGMLSGEQAHALKDAGLDYYNHNLDTAPDFYGDIIHTRQYQDRLDTLAHVRDAGMKTCCGGIVGMGESRDQRAGLLQALANLPVHPDSVPINRLVQVAGTPLHGTAELDPFEFVRTIAVARIVMPASMVRLSAGREAMSDELQALCFLAGANSIFYGEKLLTTGNPDTERDQALFARLGLRPMQVQVENMHDHHRMEGTGSGTVHADITHPAPCCGQAA; from the coding sequence ATGTCCGTTCACATTTCCAGCGATGCCCCCCTGCTGCGCCACGACTGGCAACGGGAGGAACTGCTGGCCCTGTTCGACCTGCCGTTCCCGGACCTGCTGCACCGGGCCGCGACCGTGCACCGCGCGCATTTCGATCCGGCGGAAGTCCAGGTCTCCACCCTGCTGTCGGTGAAGACCGGCGGCTGCCCGGAGGACTGCGCCTATTGCCCGCAGGCGCAGCGCTACGACACCGGCGTGGAAGCGCAGAAGCTGATGGACGCCGAGCAGGTGCTGGCGAAGGCCGCGCAGGCCAAGGCCGCCGGGGCGTCGCGCTTCTGCATGGGTGCGGCCTGGCGCTCGCCCAAGGACCGCGACATCCCCAAGGTCGCCGCGATGATCCGCGGGGTGAAGGCCCTGGGCCTGGAGACCTGCGCCACCCTGGGCATGCTGAGCGGCGAGCAGGCGCACGCGTTGAAGGACGCCGGCCTGGACTACTACAACCACAACCTGGACACCGCACCGGACTTCTACGGCGACATCATCCACACGCGCCAGTACCAGGACCGTCTGGATACGCTGGCCCACGTCCGCGATGCCGGCATGAAGACCTGCTGCGGCGGCATCGTCGGCATGGGCGAATCGCGCGACCAGCGCGCCGGCCTGCTGCAGGCGCTGGCGAACCTGCCGGTGCATCCGGACTCGGTGCCGATCAACCGGCTGGTGCAGGTGGCCGGCACCCCGCTGCACGGCACCGCCGAACTGGACCCGTTCGAGTTCGTCCGCACCATAGCCGTCGCCCGCATCGTGATGCCGGCGTCGATGGTGCGCCTGTCGGCCGGCCGCGAGGCCATGAGCGACGAACTGCAGGCGCTGTGTTTCCTGGCCGGGGCCAATTCGATCTTCTACGGCGAAAAGCTGCTGACCACCGGCAACCCGGATACCGAGCGCGACCAGGCCCTGTTCGCGCGCCTGGGCCTGCGCCCCATGCAGGTACAGGTGGAAAACATGCACGACCATCACAGAATGGAAGGCACCGGCAGCGGTACGGTGCATGCCGACATCACCCATCCTGCGCCGTGCTGCGGCCAGGCGGCGTAG
- the bioF gene encoding 8-amino-7-oxononanoate synthase has protein sequence MTRPDLHDRILAQRQQRVAQARQRTRRTVNRRDGVRVEVEGRWLTEFSSNDYLGLAQQFEVTNALQDAAAREGTGAGASHLVSGHHAAHEGLERDIADWLGYPRALLFGSGFLANLAVQQALLEDGDVCVQDRLNHASLLDATRLAGARLRRYPHLDPEGALRQLKLQPDGAAMLATDGVFSMDGDAAPLRALSLVARMQQALFFVDDAHGVGVRGPEGRGSVAEARMGVADVPLQLVTLGKALGGYGAVVVGEEALIQHLAETARPYIYTTALPPALAAATRVAVKHARRDQWRREKLQSLVDRFRSGAQRAGLQLMASDSPIQPVLCGSDSNALALSAAVHSAGYLVPAIRPPTVPDGKARLRVTLSALHSPQDVDGLVDTLARSWEAVQRVHGAVA, from the coding sequence ATGACACGCCCCGACCTGCACGACCGCATCCTCGCCCAGCGCCAGCAGCGCGTGGCCCAGGCGCGCCAACGCACGCGCCGCACCGTCAACCGGCGCGATGGCGTGCGCGTGGAGGTCGAGGGCCGCTGGCTGACCGAGTTCAGCAGCAACGACTACCTGGGCCTGGCGCAGCAGTTCGAAGTCACCAATGCGCTGCAGGACGCCGCCGCGCGCGAGGGCACCGGCGCCGGGGCCTCGCACCTGGTCAGCGGCCACCACGCCGCGCATGAGGGGCTGGAGCGCGACATCGCCGACTGGCTGGGCTATCCCCGGGCGCTGTTATTCGGCAGCGGATTCCTCGCCAACCTGGCCGTGCAGCAGGCCCTGCTGGAGGACGGCGACGTGTGCGTGCAGGACCGCCTCAACCACGCCAGCCTGCTCGATGCCACGCGGCTGGCCGGCGCCAGGCTGCGGCGCTATCCGCACCTGGATCCCGAAGGCGCCTTGCGCCAGTTGAAGCTGCAGCCGGACGGCGCGGCCATGCTGGCGACCGACGGCGTCTTCAGCATGGATGGCGATGCCGCGCCGTTGCGCGCGCTGAGCCTGGTCGCACGCATGCAGCAGGCACTGTTCTTCGTGGACGATGCGCACGGCGTCGGCGTGCGCGGACCCGAAGGCCGCGGCAGCGTGGCCGAAGCGCGCATGGGCGTGGCCGACGTGCCGCTGCAACTGGTCACGCTGGGCAAGGCGCTGGGCGGCTACGGCGCCGTCGTGGTGGGCGAGGAGGCGCTGATCCAGCATCTGGCCGAGACCGCGCGTCCCTACATCTACACCACGGCGTTGCCGCCGGCACTGGCGGCGGCCACCCGCGTGGCGGTGAAGCACGCGCGCCGCGACCAGTGGCGGCGCGAGAAGCTGCAGTCGCTGGTGGACCGCTTCCGCAGTGGCGCACAGCGCGCCGGGCTGCAGCTGATGGCCTCGGATTCGCCCATCCAGCCGGTGCTGTGCGGCAGCGATAGCAACGCCCTGGCGCTCTCGGCCGCGGTGCACAGCGCCGGTTACCTGGTGCCGGCCATCCGCCCGCCCACGGTGCCGGACGGCAAGGCCCGGCTGCGGGTGACCCTGTCGGCCCTGCACTCGCCGCAGGACGTGGACGGTCTGGTGGATACCCTGGCGCGCTCGTGGGAGGCGGTGCAGCGCGTGCACGGCGCCGTGGCCTGA
- the bioH gene encoding pimeloyl-ACP methyl ester esterase BioH, giving the protein MHIETLGSGPSLVLLHGWALHGGVFAPLVQRLSDRYTLHLVDLPGHGFSRDSEVPLALDATVHAILARTPPAAWLAWSLGGLFALQAAASSPRVRGLAMVAATPRFVRDGDWAHAVEGRVFAQFGDDLRDDYAGTLERFLALDTMGSEHARSELRTLKHDLYARGEPAPEALQQGLHLLEQSDLRAILPALSVPSLWLAGRRDLLVPAKAMQAAAAMAPAATFVEIAGGGHAPFLGHADLVAAEVERFMQALPEAAA; this is encoded by the coding sequence ATGCATATCGAAACCCTCGGCAGCGGCCCCTCCCTGGTGCTGCTGCATGGTTGGGCGCTGCATGGTGGCGTATTCGCCCCGCTGGTGCAGCGGCTCTCCGACCGTTACACGCTCCATCTCGTCGACCTGCCCGGGCACGGCTTCAGCCGTGACAGCGAGGTGCCGCTGGCACTGGACGCCACCGTCCACGCCATCCTCGCCCGCACGCCGCCGGCCGCCTGGCTGGCGTGGTCGCTGGGCGGGCTGTTCGCGCTGCAGGCGGCGGCTTCGTCGCCGAGGGTGCGCGGACTGGCGATGGTGGCCGCGACGCCGCGCTTCGTGCGGGACGGGGACTGGGCGCACGCCGTGGAAGGCCGCGTGTTCGCACAGTTCGGCGACGACCTGCGCGACGACTATGCCGGCACGCTGGAACGGTTCCTCGCGCTGGACACGATGGGCTCCGAGCACGCACGCAGCGAACTGCGCACGCTCAAGCACGACCTGTACGCGCGCGGCGAGCCGGCACCGGAAGCCCTGCAGCAGGGCCTGCACCTGCTCGAACAGTCCGATCTGCGCGCCATCCTGCCCGCGCTCTCCGTACCCAGCCTGTGGCTGGCCGGGCGGCGCGACCTGCTGGTGCCGGCAAAGGCCATGCAGGCGGCCGCCGCGATGGCGCCGGCGGCCACCTTCGTCGAGATCGCCGGTGGTGGCCATGCGCCATTCCTGGGGCATGCCGACCTGGTGGCGGCCGAAGTGGAGCGCTTCATGCAGGCGCTGCCGGAGGCGGCGGCATGA
- the bioC gene encoding malonyl-ACP O-methyltransferase BioC, with protein MSTFDQRHIRRAFSRSAAGYDAAAALQHEVEKRLLESLDYFALRQGQDAVDPKVVLDVGCGPAHAAAAMRKRWPKAQVIALDLALPMLREAKKQAGWWKPFQRVCADLRALPLAEASVDVLFCNLSLQWVDDLPAAFNGFRRALKPGGLLVCSTFGPETLQELRDAFAQADDAPHVSPFPPIAQFGDALMLAGFRAPVLDRDRFTLTYDDLPALMRELRAMGATNALRQRRHTLTGRARFAAAAAAYEPLRRADGRLPSTWDVIYAHAWAPPAGAPIREQGEDIAAVPLSKIPIRRRGE; from the coding sequence ATGAGCACGTTCGACCAGCGCCACATCCGGCGTGCGTTCTCGCGCTCGGCCGCCGGCTACGATGCGGCGGCGGCGTTGCAGCACGAGGTCGAGAAGCGCCTGCTGGAGTCGCTGGACTACTTCGCCCTGCGCCAGGGCCAGGATGCCGTGGATCCGAAGGTGGTGCTGGACGTGGGCTGCGGCCCCGCGCATGCGGCCGCCGCCATGCGCAAGCGCTGGCCTAAGGCACAGGTGATCGCATTGGACCTGGCGTTGCCCATGCTGCGCGAGGCGAAGAAGCAGGCCGGCTGGTGGAAGCCGTTCCAGCGCGTCTGCGCCGACCTGCGCGCGCTGCCGCTGGCGGAAGCCAGCGTCGACGTGCTGTTCTGCAACCTGAGCCTGCAGTGGGTGGACGACCTGCCGGCCGCGTTCAACGGTTTCCGCCGCGCGCTGAAACCCGGCGGCCTGCTGGTGTGCTCGACGTTCGGGCCGGAGACGCTGCAGGAACTGCGCGATGCGTTCGCGCAGGCCGACGACGCGCCGCATGTCAGCCCGTTCCCTCCCATCGCCCAGTTCGGCGATGCGCTGATGCTGGCCGGCTTCCGCGCCCCGGTGCTCGACCGCGACCGCTTCACGCTGACCTACGACGACCTGCCGGCGCTGATGCGCGAACTGCGCGCGATGGGTGCGACCAACGCCCTGCGCCAACGCCGGCACACGCTGACCGGTCGCGCGCGCTTCGCGGCCGCGGCGGCGGCCTACGAACCGTTGCGTCGCGCGGACGGCAGGCTGCCCAGCACCTGGGATGTCATCTACGCCCATGCCTGGGCGCCGCCGGCGGGCGCACCCATCCGGGAGCAGGGGGAGGACATCGCGGCGGTGCCGCTGTCGAAGATCCCGATCCGGCGACGCGGCGAGTAG
- a CDS encoding ketosteroid isomerase-related protein, protein MKIDGTRRQDRATELVLSYYAAFNRGDWEGMLAMLSEDVVHDLNQGAREVGREAFADFLGRMNASYREQLRDIVVLVTQDGQRAAAEYVVHGEYLHTDEGLPPANGQTYALPGGAFFDIRDDRIARVTNYYNLQDWIRQVRRDER, encoded by the coding sequence ATGAAGATCGACGGCACGCGCCGGCAGGACCGCGCCACCGAACTCGTCCTCAGCTACTACGCCGCCTTCAACCGCGGCGACTGGGAGGGCATGCTGGCGATGCTGAGCGAGGACGTGGTGCACGACCTCAACCAGGGCGCGCGCGAAGTCGGCCGCGAGGCGTTCGCGGACTTCCTGGGGCGCATGAACGCCAGCTACCGCGAACAGCTGCGCGACATCGTGGTGCTGGTCACCCAGGACGGCCAGCGCGCGGCCGCCGAATACGTGGTGCACGGCGAGTATCTGCATACCGACGAAGGCCTGCCGCCGGCGAACGGCCAGACCTATGCGCTGCCGGGCGGCGCCTTCTTCGATATCCGCGATGACCGCATCGCACGCGTCACCAACTACTACAACCTGCAGGACTGGATCCGGCAGGTGCGCCGCGACGAGCGCTGA
- a CDS encoding ElyC/SanA/YdcF family protein translates to MNARRRKPRRGVFGWTWRLLLAVLVWLAGVAAYITWVGQRDDARPADAIIVLGAAAYDAKPSPVFEERIRHGIDLYKRGLAPKLIFTGGYGGVGARFSESQVARRYALRQGVPDKAILIESLSRNTHDNLRQASLLMQQHQLHDVIVVSDPLHMARALRISRDLGIRAVGSPTPTSRFRTFATRWRFLLQEVYFFHRDRLPR, encoded by the coding sequence ATGAACGCGCGTCGCAGGAAGCCCCGGCGCGGGGTGTTCGGCTGGACGTGGCGACTGCTGCTGGCGGTCCTGGTCTGGCTCGCCGGCGTGGCCGCCTACATCACCTGGGTCGGCCAGCGCGACGACGCCCGGCCCGCCGATGCCATCATCGTGCTGGGCGCGGCCGCTTACGACGCCAAGCCGTCGCCGGTGTTCGAAGAGCGCATCCGCCACGGCATCGATCTGTACAAGCGCGGGCTGGCGCCGAAACTGATCTTCACCGGCGGCTACGGCGGCGTCGGCGCGCGCTTCTCCGAGTCCCAGGTGGCGCGCCGCTACGCGTTGCGCCAGGGCGTGCCGGACAAGGCGATCCTGATCGAATCGCTGTCGCGCAACACCCACGACAACCTGCGCCAGGCATCGCTGTTGATGCAGCAGCACCAGCTGCACGACGTCATCGTGGTCAGCGACCCGCTGCACATGGCCCGCGCGCTGCGCATCAGCCGGGACCTCGGCATCCGCGCGGTCGGTTCGCCCACGCCGACCAGCCGCTTCCGCACCTTCGCCACGCGCTGGCGGTTCCTGCTGCAGGAAGTGTATTTCTTCCACCGCGACCGCCTGCCGCGCTGA
- a CDS encoding pyridoxal-phosphate dependent enzyme encodes MSMPLPTYDDVLAAAARIAPHAHATPVLHSHALDALAGCALHFKAEPLQRAGAFKFRGACNAVWALDEATAARGVVTHSSGNHGAALALAARTRGIPCHVVVPEGANAAKRANIARQGATLHTCAATIAAREATAAQVQADTGARLVHPYTDPHVIAGQGTAALELVNAEGPLDAVVAPVGGGGLLSGTALAVAATAPGCRVVGAEPAGAADTARSLAAGELRLDFVPDTLCDGLRGTLGAPNFALLRAHRVDVVTVPDAETLAAMRLLWECLKLLVEPSSAIALAAILRQRERFAGQRVGVILSGGNVDLDALPWKVAA; translated from the coding sequence ATGTCGATGCCCCTGCCCACCTACGACGACGTCCTCGCCGCCGCCGCCCGTATCGCGCCCCATGCGCATGCCACGCCCGTCCTGCATTCGCACGCGCTGGATGCCCTGGCCGGCTGCGCGCTGCATTTCAAGGCCGAGCCGCTGCAGCGGGCGGGCGCCTTCAAGTTCCGCGGCGCCTGCAACGCGGTATGGGCGCTGGACGAGGCGACGGCAGCCCGCGGCGTGGTGACGCATTCGTCCGGCAACCATGGTGCGGCGCTGGCGCTGGCCGCGCGCACGCGGGGCATCCCCTGCCATGTGGTGGTGCCGGAGGGTGCCAACGCCGCCAAACGGGCCAACATCGCGCGCCAGGGCGCCACCTTGCATACCTGCGCGGCCACCATCGCCGCCCGCGAGGCGACCGCGGCGCAGGTGCAGGCCGACACCGGCGCCCGCCTGGTGCACCCCTACACCGATCCGCATGTCATCGCCGGACAGGGCACCGCCGCGCTGGAACTGGTCAACGCCGAAGGCCCGCTGGATGCCGTGGTTGCGCCGGTGGGAGGCGGCGGCCTGCTGTCGGGCACGGCGCTGGCCGTTGCCGCCACGGCGCCCGGCTGCCGCGTGGTGGGCGCCGAACCGGCCGGTGCCGCCGATACCGCCCGATCCCTGGCCGCCGGTGAGCTGCGCCTGGACTTCGTGCCCGACACCCTCTGCGACGGCCTGCGCGGCACCCTGGGCGCCCCCAACTTCGCCCTACTGCGCGCGCACCGGGTGGACGTGGTGACCGTGCCGGATGCCGAAACACTGGCCGCGATGCGGCTGCTGTGGGAATGCCTGAAGCTGCTGGTGGAACCCTCCTCCGCCATCGCCCTGGCGGCCATCCTGCGCCAGCGCGAACGCTTCGCCGGACAGCGGGTCGGCGTGATCCTGTCCGGCGGCAACGTCGACCTGGATGCGCTGCCATGGAAGGTCGCGGCATGA